In Oscillatoria acuminata PCC 6304, a single window of DNA contains:
- a CDS encoding type II toxin-antitoxin system PemK/MazF family toxin — MLRGQIWLYRADPTVGQEIGKTRPCIIVSHDEIGVLHLKVVVPITGWNDAFANVSWMVKIDTDLREWVK, encoded by the coding sequence ATGCTTAGAGGTCAAATTTGGCTTTATCGTGCTGACCCCACTGTTGGCCAGGAAATAGGTAAAACCCGTCCTTGTATAATTGTTAGCCATGATGAAATAGGGGTGCTTCATTTAAAGGTTGTTGTTCCTATTACTGGATGGAATGATGCCTTTGCAAACGTTTCTTGGATGGTTAAAATTGATACCGACCTCAGAGAATGGGTTAAGTAA
- a CDS encoding type II toxin-antitoxin system PemK/MazF family toxin, giving the protein MPLQTFLGWLKLIPTSENGLSKPSAADAFQVRSISQERLIKQVGTVSEEGMHKLGQALAVVLNI; this is encoded by the coding sequence ATGCCTTTGCAAACGTTTCTTGGATGGTTAAAATTGATACCGACCTCAGAGAATGGGTTAAGTAAGCCATCAGCCGCCGATGCATTTCAGGTCCGTTCTATTTCCCAAGAAAGGCTGATTAAACAAGTGGGAACTGTTTCTGAAGAAGGTATGCACAAACTGGGTCAGGCTTTAGCTGTGGTTTTAAACATTTAG
- a CDS encoding DUF1517 domain-containing protein: MRDRFKKMMGRSRFVVSRIFLHLAGNDVAPLLGVLNQGIRPVLDSDGDMETLGEALVEITESLLRYDDYWRSAANEGDVVWDEGEAGDYWTELFTDSAARYGSEVRFADSPEETLSLPVTGNVVVMITLAAEGEVPELETDLSNVEALQAGLKAAIALHYQQRLRGIQIHFSPAAIGEELTEDQILEYFPELIPL, encoded by the coding sequence ATGCGCGATCGCTTTAAAAAAATGATGGGCCGTTCCCGGTTCGTCGTCTCCCGAATCTTTCTCCATCTCGCTGGAAATGACGTGGCCCCCCTGCTCGGGGTCCTCAACCAAGGCATCCGACCCGTACTCGATAGCGACGGAGACATGGAAACCCTCGGGGAGGCCCTGGTAGAAATCACCGAAAGTCTCTTGCGCTACGATGACTATTGGCGATCTGCCGCCAATGAAGGGGATGTGGTCTGGGACGAAGGGGAAGCTGGAGACTATTGGACCGAACTCTTTACCGACTCTGCTGCTCGATATGGCAGTGAAGTCCGGTTCGCTGATTCCCCGGAAGAAACCCTATCCCTCCCGGTGACTGGCAATGTCGTCGTCATGATTACTTTAGCCGCAGAGGGAGAAGTCCCAGAACTCGAAACGGACCTCTCTAATGTGGAAGCGTTACAAGCGGGTCTGAAAGCCGCGATCGCCCTCCATTACCAACAGCGACTGCGCGGTATTCAAATCCATTTTTCACCGGCGGCGATCGGGGAAGAACTCACCGAAGACCAAATCCTTGAGTATTTTCCCGAACTCATCCCCCTGTAA
- a CDS encoding pentapeptide repeat-containing protein, whose product MQAEDIIKKYAAGERDFSGMDLTEINLSRANLSGAIFRNATLSIANLSGANLSEADLTGAKLNVARMSGANLSKAKLNGAILNVANLVRANLSGAELMQAALIRAELVRAELSRANLSEANLSGADLREAKLRQVNLSGSNLSEADMRGTNLTSSNLERATLSGTDLSRSELSGADLTEAELRHANLSRVNLSGANLSGANLRWADLSGANLRWVDLSEAKLSGANLLGGDLSNANLINSSFVHADLTQSNLIRVEWMGADLSGATLTGAKLYGVSRYNLKTEGITCEWVDLSPHGDRTQIYRFSAEEAKKFFNQTPPTVRIIIDAPLTHEANQILAQVYHQIASQAEMMPHPPSINVGYRRTELVFKIDSDRDIFPTAYIGMIPFKNAVATQKNIITLMKMLQAYAINSHSMEAIKQIKQLSTALSQTIHVVNELQIPPVTVTPNDNYNFFESPTQVLLTNSSDQSLQVYYDGSFGKRNIGPLGSVKTATGTTMKATKFALPSINNLVEFIDGFYYLDS is encoded by the coding sequence ATGCAAGCCGAGGATATTATCAAAAAATATGCAGCAGGAGAAAGAGACTTTTCTGGGATGGATCTGACCGAGATCAACCTCAGTCGAGCCAATCTCAGTGGCGCAATCTTCAGAAACGCCACCCTCAGTATTGCCAATCTCAGTGGAGCCAATCTCAGTGAGGCGGACCTCACCGGAGCCAAACTGAATGTAGCTCGCATGAGTGGGGCCAATTTGAGTAAGGCCAAGCTCAATGGAGCCATCCTCAATGTCGCCAACCTAGTCCGTGCCAACCTCAGCGGTGCAGAGTTGATGCAAGCGGCTTTGATTCGCGCCGAATTAGTCCGCGCTGAACTCAGTCGGGCCAACTTAAGTGAGGCTAACCTCAGCGGAGCCGATTTACGAGAGGCCAAACTCCGACAAGTGAACCTGAGTGGTTCTAACTTAAGTGAAGCTGATATGCGAGGCACAAATCTGACCAGTTCTAATTTAGAACGGGCCACATTAAGCGGGACGGACCTGAGCCGGTCCGAACTCAGTGGAGCCGACCTGACCGAGGCAGAACTCCGCCACGCCAACCTCAGCCGGGTCAATCTCAGTGGAGCCAATCTCAGTGGAGCTAATCTCCGCTGGGCCGATTTAAGTGGGGCCAATCTGCGGTGGGTGGACTTAAGTGAGGCAAAACTCAGCGGAGCCAACCTGCTGGGAGGGGACTTAAGTAACGCCAATCTGATTAATTCCAGTTTCGTCCATGCGGATTTGACCCAATCTAATTTAATTCGGGTAGAGTGGATGGGGGCCGACCTCAGTGGCGCGACGCTAACCGGCGCAAAACTCTACGGCGTTTCCCGCTACAACCTCAAAACTGAAGGGATTACTTGCGAGTGGGTTGACTTGAGTCCTCATGGCGATCGCACTCAAATCTACCGCTTTTCCGCCGAAGAAGCTAAAAAATTTTTTAATCAAACCCCTCCAACGGTTCGGATTATCATTGATGCTCCCTTAACTCATGAGGCCAATCAAATCTTAGCTCAGGTCTACCATCAAATTGCCAGTCAAGCGGAAATGATGCCTCATCCTCCCAGTATTAATGTAGGCTACCGCCGCACGGAATTGGTTTTTAAAATTGATAGCGATCGCGATATTTTTCCCACGGCTTATATTGGCATGATCCCCTTTAAAAATGCCGTAGCCACTCAGAAGAATATCATCACCTTAATGAAAATGCTGCAAGCCTACGCCATTAACAGTCATAGCATGGAGGCGATTAAACAAATTAAACAACTGAGTACCGCCCTGAGTCAAACCATTCATGTCGTTAATGAACTTCAAATCCCTCCGGTTACCGTCACCCCCAACGACAACTACAACTTTTTTGAATCCCCCACCCAAGTGTTGCTGACGAACTCTAGTGACCAAAGTCTTCAAGTCTACTACGATGGCAGTTTCGGAAAACGTAACATCGGGCCATTGGGTTCGGTCAAAACCGCCACAGGAACCACGATGAAAGCGACTAAATTTGCCTTGCCCAGCATTAATAATTTAGTCGAATTTATTGATGGATTTTACTATCTCGATAGTTAA
- a CDS encoding pentapeptide repeat-containing protein has product MEAEELIKKYVAGARDFPGVMLTEVNLSQVNLSEVNLSGSNLSIANLSGADLTGANLSHAKLNVAKLNSAHLSGANLNGADLNVANLVRADLRGTLLIQASLIRAELMRAELSGANLTQADLNGANLREAKLRQAYLVSANVSEADMRGASLMGANLEQANFRETNLSGADLSGANLRNCELRQADLSHTKLMGVDLSGANLRWADLSEANLRGADLSGAKLSGANLRGADLSHANLLDASLVYADLTYANMIQVDWTGADISGATLTGAKLHGVSRFGLKTEGIICEWLDLSPNGDRTQVFRFTPETSETFFHQTLPTVELLIDAALDQDAHLALALAYHQIAHRYPDLIEPPNIEVSSRRTKLSFKIGNDLLLFSTAYVAILPFKDAGVTQENLDHLVDMIESEEISSLLNNAREKVKEIKNSQTFSRIVQRGKFFQSPTQTVLTNSGDRTLDVHHNPNFGKRMVNIALGNNGVPAGPAVSSPNFSLPPVNLLVNFIKGLHFSSNAISQK; this is encoded by the coding sequence ATGGAAGCTGAAGAACTAATCAAAAAATATGTAGCTGGTGCCAGAGACTTTCCTGGGGTGATGCTGACTGAAGTCAATCTCAGTCAAGTTAATCTCAGCGAAGTCAACCTAAGTGGGTCTAACCTGAGTATTGCCAATCTTAGCGGTGCTGACCTCACTGGAGCCAATCTCAGCCATGCCAAGCTCAATGTTGCTAAACTCAACAGCGCTCACCTGAGTGGAGCCAATCTCAATGGAGCGGACCTCAATGTTGCCAACTTAGTGCGGGCGGATCTACGCGGAACCCTGTTAATTCAAGCCTCGTTGATCCGCGCCGAACTCATGCGTGCCGAACTCAGTGGTGCGAACCTGACCCAAGCGGACCTCAATGGGGCCAACCTTCGGGAAGCGAAACTCCGCCAAGCCTATCTAGTCAGCGCCAATGTCAGTGAAGCGGACATGAGGGGAGCCTCTTTAATGGGGGCTAATCTGGAACAGGCCAATTTCAGAGAGACGAACCTTAGTGGTGCGGACCTCAGTGGAGCTAACCTCAGAAATTGTGAGTTGCGCCAAGCGGATCTCTCTCATACCAAACTCATGGGAGTAGACCTGTCTGGGGCTAATTTGCGCTGGGCTGATTTAAGTGAGGCGAACTTGCGAGGTGCGGACCTCAGTGGAGCAAAATTAAGCGGCGCTAACCTCCGAGGTGCGGACTTGAGTCATGCCAATTTACTGGATGCCAGTTTGGTGTATGCAGATTTGACCTACGCCAATATGATCCAAGTGGACTGGACGGGAGCCGATATTTCCGGTGCAACCTTAACCGGAGCTAAATTGCATGGGGTGTCTCGGTTTGGTTTAAAAACCGAAGGGATTATCTGTGAGTGGCTGGATCTGAGTCCGAATGGCGATCGCACTCAAGTCTTTCGCTTTACCCCAGAAACCTCGGAAACCTTTTTCCATCAAACCCTACCCACAGTAGAGCTCCTGATTGATGCGGCCCTCGACCAAGATGCTCATTTAGCCTTAGCCTTGGCCTACCATCAAATCGCCCATCGCTATCCCGACTTAATCGAACCGCCCAATATTGAAGTCAGTTCCAGGCGCACCAAACTCAGCTTTAAAATCGGCAATGACCTGTTATTATTCTCTACAGCTTATGTGGCGATTCTCCCCTTTAAAGATGCCGGGGTGACCCAAGAGAATCTGGATCATTTAGTTGATATGATTGAGTCGGAAGAAATTTCTAGTTTACTCAATAATGCCCGCGAAAAGGTCAAGGAAATTAAAAACTCCCAGACCTTTTCTCGAATTGTGCAACGCGGAAAGTTCTTCCAATCTCCGACGCAAACGGTGTTGACCAATTCCGGCGATCGCACCTTAGATGTCCATCACAATCCCAATTTTGGCAAACGGATGGTTAATATCGCCCTCGGCAATAATGGAGTGCCTGCGGGACCTGCTGTTTCTAGTCCCAATTTTTCTCTACCCCCAGTCAACTTGCTGGTTAATTTTATCAAAGGCTTGCACTTTTCCTCCAATGCCATCTCCCAGAAATAA
- a CDS encoding prephenate/arogenate dehydrogenase: MNVGIVGLGLIGGSLALDLRSRGHRILGVSRRPQTCQEAVTRQIVDEADVEMTLMANAEVVFICTPIAAIACTVERLVPHLNPTAIITDVGSVKMPVVEAVTPLWSNFVPAHPMAGTAESGLDAAVPDLFVGRSYVITPTEDTPAAAVETVTELARSLGSQVYQCSPEDHDCAVAWISHLPVFVSASLISACLKEPMPNRLKLAQQLASSGFRDTSRVGGGNPELGVMMAQYNRGEVLRSLYAYREQLNQFIEAVEAEDWNALTKALEQTQHHRPFFVGTPDSLEHSP, from the coding sequence ATGAACGTTGGAATTGTGGGTTTGGGTTTAATAGGAGGTTCCTTGGCGTTGGATTTGCGATCGCGGGGACACCGTATTTTAGGGGTGTCCCGTCGCCCACAAACTTGCCAGGAAGCTGTAACGCGCCAAATCGTGGATGAAGCAGATGTAGAGATGACCCTGATGGCAAACGCCGAAGTGGTATTTATATGCACACCGATCGCCGCGATCGCCTGCACTGTAGAACGACTTGTCCCCCATCTCAACCCTACCGCTATCATAACGGATGTGGGGTCTGTGAAAATGCCTGTGGTCGAAGCGGTTACTCCCTTATGGTCGAACTTTGTCCCGGCGCATCCAATGGCGGGGACAGCAGAAAGCGGACTGGATGCGGCAGTGCCAGATTTATTTGTCGGACGTTCTTATGTGATTACCCCCACGGAGGATACCCCTGCTGCCGCCGTAGAAACGGTCACCGAGTTGGCGCGCTCTCTGGGGTCCCAGGTCTACCAATGCAGTCCGGAAGACCATGATTGCGCCGTCGCCTGGATTTCTCATTTGCCGGTGTTCGTTTCGGCAAGTTTAATATCCGCCTGTCTGAAGGAACCTATGCCTAATCGCCTGAAGTTGGCCCAACAGCTTGCTAGTAGTGGTTTTCGGGATACCAGCCGAGTGGGTGGAGGCAATCCCGAGTTAGGGGTGATGATGGCACAGTACAACCGAGGGGAAGTCTTGCGATCGCTCTATGCCTATCGGGAACAACTCAACCAGTTCATCGAGGCAGTCGAGGCAGAAGACTGGAATGCCTTGACCAAGGCCCTAGAACAGACCCAACACCATCGTCCGTTCTTTGTGGGAACCCCAGATAGCCTGGAGCATTCGCCCTAA
- a CDS encoding DUF6679 family protein codes for MLHRKIYQFCCDGREVSIFLRDQQRWIDGVRILDIEGDLVTIRYETDEEDELSSWEEMFRLESIGAVSQKIACVSRGNVEPLVSDDCPEAEQIPKRSPDLNQE; via the coding sequence ATGCTACACCGCAAGATTTATCAATTCTGTTGCGATGGTCGTGAAGTCAGTATTTTCTTGCGGGATCAGCAACGTTGGATTGACGGTGTTCGCATTCTTGATATCGAAGGAGATTTAGTCACCATCCGCTATGAAACTGATGAAGAAGATGAACTCTCTTCCTGGGAAGAGATGTTTCGTCTCGAAAGCATCGGTGCCGTTAGCCAAAAAATTGCCTGCGTTTCGCGCGGTAATGTGGAACCTTTGGTATCAGATGACTGTCCCGAAGCCGAACAAATTCCCAAACGCTCTCCCGACTTGAATCAAGAATAA
- a CDS encoding MBL fold metallo-hydrolase: MDQLECLPYSVGHGDEGVSLQVRMGPYRILLDCGIRDISLLQAGLEQKGSGPGSLPADLVLVSHAHADHARGLWSLHQTFPQLPIYASEVTTELLPLNWPEGEGDRLKFCQALPWRTPIEFLDGLTAELFPAGHLPGAAAILLSYTPTRSGRSPQPPRPYTLLYTGDFFLSNSRLVEGLPLDELRGLDPDVLIVEGSYGTSRFPHRRSQENQLAERIERAIGQGQSVLLPTPTVGLGQEILMLLRSHHQFTGRDLDIWVEGTVADACDIYLEILPQLPAAVQNFARHQPLFWDERIRPRVRRLFPEHHSELAKGPCVLLTELSSNLKNFDGGDRQPWLILLPEYPGQPQRYNPESLFAHLPKSRFTLETYLLAQHCDGNSTTQLIHNLHPQHVVFIHGSPAYLADLTNLDELRNRYHLHTPAAGNLVELPIGETILQPATPAEIYPGELTEHPSSVTLSLSQTLALDPRWQKFSDTGLIEARWQGEELVVRGVSQRELLSQGSAARVSANIECCGNCRYYRGQRCWNQVSPLFGFKVTPDGYCPAFEAALVPPVAPPDS; encoded by the coding sequence ATGGATCAGCTTGAATGTTTACCCTATAGTGTCGGTCATGGAGATGAGGGAGTCTCCTTACAGGTGCGGATGGGACCCTATCGCATCCTCCTCGACTGTGGCATCAGAGATATCTCACTCTTGCAAGCGGGTTTAGAGCAAAAGGGCAGTGGCCCTGGCTCCTTACCGGCAGATTTAGTGCTGGTGTCTCATGCTCATGCTGATCATGCCCGGGGTTTATGGTCCCTGCATCAAACCTTCCCCCAATTACCGATTTATGCCAGCGAAGTCACCACGGAACTACTTCCCCTAAACTGGCCCGAGGGAGAAGGCGATCGCTTAAAATTTTGTCAAGCCTTACCCTGGCGCACCCCGATTGAATTTCTGGATGGATTGACCGCTGAGTTATTTCCTGCCGGACATCTCCCAGGGGCAGCGGCTATTTTATTGAGCTATACCCCCACCCGATCGGGGCGATCGCCTCAACCGCCCCGACCCTATACCCTGCTTTATACCGGAGATTTTTTCCTCTCCAATTCTCGCTTAGTGGAAGGATTGCCCCTAGATGAACTGCGAGGATTAGATCCAGATGTGCTGATTGTCGAAGGCAGTTATGGGACCTCGCGGTTTCCCCATCGCCGATCGCAGGAAAACCAACTCGCTGAACGCATCGAACGGGCGATCGGTCAGGGTCAATCTGTGCTGCTTCCGACCCCTACCGTTGGTTTAGGTCAAGAAATCCTGATGCTGCTGCGGAGTCATCACCAATTCACCGGGCGAGACTTGGATATTTGGGTCGAGGGAACCGTTGCTGATGCTTGTGATATTTATTTGGAGATCCTCCCCCAACTCCCCGCCGCCGTCCAAAACTTTGCCCGCCATCAGCCCCTATTCTGGGACGAACGGATCCGTCCGAGGGTGCGTCGCTTATTCCCCGAACACCATTCGGAACTGGCAAAAGGTCCTTGTGTCCTGCTTACGGAATTAAGCAGCAACCTCAAAAATTTTGATGGAGGCGATCGCCAACCCTGGTTGATTTTACTGCCCGAATATCCCGGACAACCTCAACGCTATAACCCCGAGTCCTTATTTGCCCATCTCCCCAAGTCCCGCTTTACCCTAGAAACCTATCTCCTCGCCCAACATTGTGACGGCAATAGCACCACCCAACTGATTCATAACTTACATCCCCAGCACGTTGTCTTCATCCACGGTTCCCCCGCCTATCTAGCGGACTTGACCAACTTGGATGAACTCCGCAACCGTTATCACTTACATACTCCAGCAGCGGGGAATCTCGTAGAACTCCCCATCGGCGAGACGATTTTGCAACCAGCGACCCCGGCGGAAATTTATCCCGGAGAACTCACGGAACATCCCAGCAGTGTCACCCTTTCTCTGTCGCAAACTTTGGCCTTGGATCCACGGTGGCAGAAGTTTTCCGATACCGGGTTAATTGAAGCGCGGTGGCAGGGTGAGGAATTAGTGGTGCGTGGGGTCTCTCAACGAGAATTGCTCTCTCAAGGGAGTGCCGCCCGCGTCAGTGCGAATATAGAATGTTGCGGAAACTGCCGGTATTATCGAGGACAGCGGTGTTGGAATCAGGTTTCCCCTTTATTTGGGTTTAAGGTGACTCCTGATGGCTATTGTCCCGCCTTTGAAGCGGCGCTGGTTCCACCTGTAGCGCCGCCGGATTCATAA
- a CDS encoding DUF2839 domain-containing protein, giving the protein MGEAKRRKSTLGDQYGKEPRIVPWLPITKSQSEQFVKWTVQGSWLGIGLLIVAWLTVRFIGPAIGWWEVN; this is encoded by the coding sequence ATGGGTGAAGCAAAACGTCGCAAGTCAACGCTCGGAGATCAGTATGGCAAAGAGCCCAGAATCGTGCCTTGGTTGCCGATTACTAAAAGTCAATCCGAACAGTTTGTGAAGTGGACCGTCCAAGGAAGTTGGCTCGGCATTGGTTTGTTGATTGTAGCTTGGTTAACCGTTCGCTTCATTGGCCCTGCGATTGGTTGGTGGGAAGTGAACTAA
- a CDS encoding DUF1815 family protein yields the protein MFIRLAEQHRQFVKDLVMNLQALAIVLERRGYLASCYTCGGQMNSASFMVSLGEDHLIRFLVSDYGITWTEMRDDRELMKLEGAEAIAQLQELANLVKCQMKTIPDQPDLAVEDVNEQLV from the coding sequence GTGTTTATCAGACTCGCCGAACAGCACCGACAATTTGTCAAGGATCTCGTCATGAACCTACAAGCCCTAGCGATCGTGCTAGAGCGTCGGGGTTACCTGGCATCTTGCTATACCTGCGGGGGCCAAATGAATAGCGCCTCCTTTATGGTGAGCCTAGGAGAAGATCACTTGATTCGGTTTTTGGTGTCGGACTATGGGATTACCTGGACAGAAATGCGCGACGATCGCGAATTAATGAAATTAGAAGGCGCAGAAGCGATCGCCCAGCTTCAGGAACTCGCCAACTTGGTCAAATGTCAGATGAAAACCATTCCAGACCAGCCTGATCTGGCAGTGGAAGACGTCAATGAGCAACTCGTGTAG
- a CDS encoding alpha/beta fold hydrolase, protein MTALEANWEHHYIETNRIRLHCVSQGQGELVLLLHGFPEFWYSWRYQIPALSRHFKVVVPDLRGYNDSDKPDSGYDLDTLSADIKGLIESLGYVKAHIVGHDWGGAIAWHLAERFPNCLDRLAILNAPHPQQWLQAMGSNVDQLRRSWYVLAFQVPGVPEWLIQQNLKDFVKKVFQEQAIRKGAFTSELTKIYQEALEKPGVLSAAINYYRQLMSPLNWVQNLGRSPHYVTAPTLVLWGEEDSFLSNKLTDGFDRLIKAPFQLKLVPHCGHWIQQEVPHLVNRELLSFLRATSHRGRLIGKDEE, encoded by the coding sequence ATGACCGCCCTAGAAGCTAATTGGGAACATCATTATATTGAAACGAACCGGATCCGCTTGCACTGTGTGTCCCAAGGACAAGGGGAACTCGTTCTCCTGTTGCACGGATTTCCAGAGTTTTGGTATTCCTGGCGCTATCAAATCCCAGCGCTATCTCGACATTTTAAAGTAGTCGTCCCTGACCTGCGCGGCTATAACGATTCGGATAAGCCAGACAGTGGCTACGATTTGGATACGTTAAGTGCAGATATTAAAGGGTTAATTGAAAGTTTAGGATATGTCAAGGCCCATATCGTGGGTCATGATTGGGGAGGAGCGATCGCCTGGCACCTCGCCGAACGTTTTCCCAACTGCCTCGATCGCTTGGCAATTTTGAATGCACCCCATCCTCAACAGTGGTTACAGGCGATGGGAAGCAATGTGGATCAACTCCGCCGCAGTTGGTATGTCCTGGCATTTCAGGTTCCAGGTGTCCCGGAGTGGTTAATTCAGCAAAATTTAAAGGATTTTGTCAAAAAGGTGTTTCAGGAACAAGCGATCCGCAAAGGGGCGTTTACCTCGGAACTGACTAAGATTTATCAGGAAGCGTTGGAAAAACCGGGAGTGCTCTCTGCGGCGATTAATTATTATCGACAACTGATGTCTCCCTTGAATTGGGTCCAGAATTTAGGGCGATCGCCTCATTATGTCACCGCACCCACCCTGGTATTGTGGGGGGAAGAAGATTCGTTTTTGAGCAATAAGTTAACCGATGGATTCGATCGCTTAATTAAAGCGCCGTTTCAACTCAAGTTAGTTCCCCACTGCGGTCATTGGATCCAGCAGGAAGTCCCCCATCTGGTCAATCGAGAATTGCTCTCCTTCTTGCGCGCAACATCCCATCGGGGACGGTTGATTGGGAAGGATGAAGAATGA